The following coding sequences lie in one Rutidosis leptorrhynchoides isolate AG116_Rl617_1_P2 chromosome 4, CSIRO_AGI_Rlap_v1, whole genome shotgun sequence genomic window:
- the LOC139843800 gene encoding cytochrome P450 78A5-like → MSSSSAVYNFFPSTSSVLSIELFLFVITFVSVFAFFLAPGGLSWFLSNLRSKTAIPGPTGFPILGLVFAFTSSLTHRTLAKLSTAFNAKPLMAFSVGFTRFIISSQPETAKEILSSSAFADRPVKESAYELLFHRAMGFAPYGEYWRNLRRISATHLFSPKRVSGFGKFREHIGLKMAQQVSGSMEQNGVVEVKKILHFASLNNVMMSVFGRCYDEFGFGDGYELEKLVSEGYELLGIFNWSDHFPLVSWFDFQGVRKRCKDLVSKVNVFVEKIIQEHREKRSDNVAKVAESDGDFVDVLLDLESKNKFTDSDMIAVLWEMIFRGTDTVAILLEWILARMVLHPDIQAKAQAEIDNVVGPSRSVSDNDLPNLPYIEAIVKETLRVHPPGPLLSWARLAIHDTHVGPHMVPAGTIAMVNMWAITHDEKVWSEPELFKPERFMDEDVAIMGSDLRLAPFGAGRRVCPGKAMGLATVELWLAQLLQKFKWVASDSDSVDLSECLKLSLEMKKPLMCKAVARV, encoded by the exons ATGTCATCATCATCAGCAGTTTATAATTTTTTTCCTTCAACTTCTTCTGTGCTCAGCATTGAGCTTTTTCTTTTTGTTATCACTTTTGTTTCAGTTTTTGCTTTTTTTCTTGCTCCTGGCGGTTTATCATGGTTCCTATCAAATCTTCGATCGAAAACCGCCATTCCTGGGCCCACAGGGTTCCCCATTTTGGGCCTTGTGTTCGCCTTTACGTCGTCTTtaactcatagaactcttgctaagcTTTCAACTGCTTTTAATGCTAAACCTCTCATGGCATTCTCAGTTGGGTTCACTCGGTTTATCATATCGAGTCAACCCGAAACCGCAAAGGAAATACTTTCAAGTTCCGCTTTTGCGGATCGTCCAGTTAAAGAGTCAGCGTACGAGTTGTTGTTTCATCGCGCTATGGGGTTCGCCCCGTACGGTGAATATTGGAGGAACTTGAGAAGAATCTCTGCAACCCATTTGTTTAGCCCAAAACGAGTGTCCGGTTTTGGAAAATTTAGGGAACATATTGGGCTTAAAATGGCCCAACAAGTTTCGGGATCCATGGAACAAAATGGGGTTGTGGAAGTGAAAAAGATTCTTCATTTCGCTTCGTTAAATAACGTAATGATGTCTGTGTTTGGTAGATGTTATGATGAGTTTGGTTTTGGTGATGGATATGAACTTGAGAAGCTTGTGAGTGAAGGGTATGAGCTGCTTGGTATCTTTAATTGGAGTGATCATTTTCCTTTAGTAAGTTGGTTTGATTTTCAAGGTGTTAGAAAAAGGTGTAAAGATTTGGTGTCCAAAGTTAATGTCTTTGTTGAAAAGATCATACAAGAACATCGCGAAAAACGGTCCGATAATGTAGCTAAAGTTGCAGAATCTGATGGTGATTTTGTTGATGTTTTGCTTGATCTTGAATCCAAAAACAAGTTCACTGATTCAGACATGATCGCCGTTCTTTGG GAAATGATATTTAGGGGAACGGATACGGTGGCGATATTATTGGAGTGGATTCTAGCAAGAATGGTGTTACATCCTGATATTCAAGCAAAGGCGCAAGCTGAAATCGACAATGTTGTTGGTCCATCGCGATCTGTTTCTGATAACGATTTGCCTAATCTGCCTTATATCGAAGCAATTGTAAAAGAAACGTTGCGAGTTCACCCACCTGGACCGCTGCTATCATGGGCTCGTCTTGCGATACACGACACTCATGTTGGCCCACACATGGTTCCTGCTGGTACTATTGCCATGGTGAACATGTGGGCCATAACCCATGATGAGAAAGTGTGGTCCGAACCTGAATTGTTTAAACCGGAGAGGTTTATGGATGAGGATGTTGCGATTATGGGTTCGGATTTAAGGTTGGCTCCTTTTGGTGCTGGGAGAAGAGTTTGTCCTGGGAAAGCGATGGGTTTGGCTACCGTTGAACTTTGGTTGGCTCAATTGCTGCAGAAGTTTAAATGGGTTGCAAGTGATTCGGATTCGGTTGATTTGTCAGAGTGTTTGAAACTTTCGTTGGAGATGAAGAAGCCGTTGATGTGCAAGGCTGTTGcaagggtttga